A stretch of Candidatus Bathyarchaeota archaeon DNA encodes these proteins:
- a CDS encoding NAD(P)H-hydrate dehydratase, with protein sequence MHPNGTFTSREMKAVEMNSDYLQVSKLQLMENAGSAVASAIMMRYRRETSIDIICGLGGNGGDGFVAARHLAGAGYIPRVVLLGQAKNIGSLEAQVNWDALQGMSETISIIQVRDSAEISDLKGDVIVDALIGTGGIGTLASPYMEMVEAINASKGYTIAVDIPTGINADTGEVTGSAVKADLTITFHRKKKGLMIAQEYIGELETAPIGIPPEAELFAGPGDAFIATNKRSPNSHKGDHGILLVIGGSETYSGAPSLAAMAAYATGVDIVYIAAPESVASVIAGFSPSLITVKLKGSRLNSRNAEKIGALYTKINAAIIGPGLGLHTETKEAVMEIVTELEREKIPVLIDADALKSYPFRREIKTDAVFTPHSKEFWILTKKSPSGTLEERGEMVRKEAERLGATILLKGNIDIVSNGSCTRFNRTGNPGMTIGGTGDVLSGISGAFLAQRIPPLESAVAAAFINGVAGDIAVREKGYRIEPRDLIEKIPYVIEDALQGRLRTSY encoded by the coding sequence ATGCACCCAAACGGAACGTTTACCTCCCGTGAGATGAAGGCCGTGGAGATGAACTCAGACTACCTCCAGGTCTCTAAGCTCCAACTCATGGAAAACGCTGGAAGTGCGGTTGCCTCCGCGATTATGATGCGCTACAGGAGGGAAACCAGCATTGACATCATCTGTGGCCTCGGGGGGAACGGGGGCGACGGATTCGTTGCCGCACGGCATCTTGCAGGTGCAGGATATATCCCCCGGGTCGTCCTCCTAGGCCAAGCTAAAAATATTGGCTCCCTAGAAGCTCAGGTAAACTGGGACGCTCTCCAAGGAATGAGTGAAACAATCAGCATAATACAGGTAAGAGACTCAGCGGAGATTAGTGATCTCAAAGGAGACGTGATTGTTGATGCGCTAATCGGGACAGGGGGGATAGGAACACTGGCATCGCCTTACATGGAAATGGTTGAAGCCATCAATGCATCAAAGGGATACACGATAGCAGTGGACATCCCCACAGGCATCAATGCGGACACCGGAGAAGTCACGGGTAGTGCAGTTAAAGCTGACTTGACCATCACGTTCCACAGAAAGAAAAAGGGGCTCATGATCGCCCAAGAATATATAGGAGAACTTGAAACTGCGCCTATTGGGATCCCCCCTGAAGCGGAACTCTTTGCAGGACCAGGAGATGCATTCATTGCCACGAACAAACGTTCTCCAAACTCCCACAAGGGAGACCACGGCATCCTCCTCGTAATCGGCGGGAGTGAGACCTATTCCGGGGCCCCTTCACTGGCCGCGATGGCTGCGTATGCGACAGGAGTAGACATTGTCTACATTGCAGCCCCCGAATCCGTTGCGTCTGTCATAGCTGGTTTCTCTCCAAGCTTAATCACAGTTAAGCTGAAGGGGTCTAGACTAAACTCTAGGAACGCTGAGAAGATAGGCGCCCTCTATACTAAAATCAATGCAGCAATCATCGGTCCTGGCCTGGGACTCCACACAGAAACCAAGGAAGCCGTAATGGAGATAGTTACAGAGCTTGAGAGGGAGAAGATTCCAGTTCTTATCGATGCGGACGCTTTGAAAAGTTATCCGTTTAGGAGAGAGATTAAAACGGATGCAGTCTTCACCCCACACTCTAAAGAGTTCTGGATCCTAACTAAAAAGTCCCCCTCAGGGACTCTTGAAGAGAGAGGAGAGATGGTGAGGAAAGAGGCGGAGAGGCTAGGTGCCACGATACTTCTCAAGGGAAACATCGATATTGTGAGCAACGGATCATGTACGCGGTTCAATAGGACGGGGAATCCCGGAATGACAATCGGTGGAACAGGCGATGTCCTCTCTGGGATCTCGGGTGCATTCTTAGCCCAGAGAATACCGCCTCTAGAATCGGCAGTTGCCGCTGCTTTCATCAATGGGGTGGCAGGAGACATTGCCGTGAGAGAGAAGGGTTACCGTATAGAGCCCAGAGATTTAATAGAAAAAATTCCTTATGTCATCGAGGATGCGCTCCAAGGACGTCTTAGAACCTCCTACTGA
- a CDS encoding transcription initiation factor IIB: protein MIKSEKITGCQECGKSNLFQDNEAGELICQSCGMVVSSELFDHGPEWRAFNLEQREKRTRVGAPLTWTIHDKGLSTIIDWTGRDIYGRGLRPEQRAQAYRLRKWNRRSKVSGASERNLAYALSELTKISYKLNLPKNVLETASVIYRQVVGKRLIRGRSIQGVAAASIYMACRQCKVIRTLEEVGKASNISKKESGRNYRFLLRKLETRVPPVEAKSYVSKFVNQLILSGSVENLAMKILTQASEMRLTSGRGPAGIAAAATYIASLLTDERRTQGEIARGAQVTEVTIRNRYKELTQKLTIKMDL, encoded by the coding sequence TTGATCAAAAGTGAGAAAATAACGGGTTGCCAAGAGTGCGGCAAAAGTAATCTGTTCCAGGACAATGAGGCGGGGGAGCTTATCTGTCAAAGTTGTGGCATGGTCGTTTCATCCGAACTATTCGACCACGGGCCAGAGTGGAGAGCCTTCAACCTCGAGCAACGGGAGAAAAGGACCAGGGTGGGTGCACCCTTAACATGGACGATCCACGATAAGGGTCTCTCAACCATCATAGACTGGACAGGGAGAGACATTTACGGTCGAGGGCTTAGGCCTGAGCAGAGGGCACAAGCGTATCGCCTCAGGAAATGGAACCGACGGTCCAAGGTGTCTGGGGCCAGCGAGAGGAACCTCGCGTATGCCCTCTCAGAGTTGACAAAGATATCGTACAAGCTTAATTTGCCTAAAAACGTCCTCGAAACTGCTTCAGTGATCTACCGCCAAGTCGTAGGGAAACGACTCATAAGGGGACGCTCAATCCAGGGAGTGGCAGCAGCATCTATTTACATGGCATGCCGTCAATGCAAGGTGATCCGTACCCTCGAGGAAGTAGGAAAAGCCTCGAACATCTCGAAGAAAGAGAGCGGTCGCAACTATAGATTTCTCCTTCGAAAGCTTGAGACCCGAGTTCCCCCAGTGGAAGCAAAGAGTTATGTCTCCAAATTTGTGAACCAGCTTATTCTCTCTGGGAGTGTCGAGAACCTCGCGATGAAAATATTGACGCAGGCTTCGGAGATGAGACTAACGAGCGGCAGAGGGCCGGCTGGGATCGCAGCGGCCGCAACCTATATCGCTAGTCTCCTTACGGATGAGCGCCGCACTCAGGGTGAGATCGCCAGGGGCGCCCAGGTAACTGAGGTCACCATCAGGAACAGGTACAAGGAACTCACCCAGAAACTCACAATCAAGATGGACCTGTAG
- a CDS encoding DUF4438 domain-containing protein, producing MMILTNCDRLIKVAVQGEIVSPVSIGYRAQWDGQPKLSVGMGGIKYNLRVGDPAFGWASGDHVEPGVTIRGKDKPIPSDCALAHFACIGNEAKVVTSEEGKGVRGVFTGRHAGSDDMVWFSEDDIEKLAIGDKVQIKAYGVGLKIEGYDDVRVNKCSPRLLQSMDIGEVNGKLVAPVVKEIPGYLMGSGVGFSRNTEPVDYDIQTNDPNAIKKYGLESLRLGDIVALKDQLCINGRGYYKGAITIGVIIHGASDYAGHGPGVNPLLSTKEGRLVTKLAPDANTALYLGLRKSLT from the coding sequence ATGATGATCCTAACAAATTGCGATAGACTCATCAAGGTCGCCGTCCAGGGGGAGATCGTCTCCCCAGTAAGCATTGGCTACAGGGCTCAGTGGGACGGTCAGCCAAAGCTTTCCGTTGGAATGGGAGGCATCAAATACAACCTCAGGGTGGGGGACCCTGCTTTTGGATGGGCCTCAGGGGACCACGTGGAGCCCGGAGTCACCATCCGGGGAAAGGATAAGCCAATTCCCAGCGACTGCGCCCTAGCCCACTTCGCGTGTATCGGGAATGAGGCGAAAGTGGTGACCAGTGAAGAGGGGAAAGGGGTCAGGGGGGTCTTCACGGGGCGCCACGCTGGCTCAGATGATATGGTCTGGTTCAGCGAAGATGACATCGAGAAGCTGGCCATAGGTGATAAGGTCCAAATTAAGGCCTACGGCGTGGGGCTTAAAATCGAAGGATACGACGACGTAAGGGTAAACAAGTGCAGCCCAAGGCTCCTACAGTCAATGGATATCGGGGAGGTCAACGGAAAGCTGGTCGCTCCAGTCGTGAAGGAGATCCCAGGATACCTCATGGGCTCTGGCGTCGGGTTCTCTCGGAACACCGAGCCCGTGGACTACGATATCCAGACCAACGATCCCAATGCTATAAAAAAGTACGGCCTTGAGTCTCTGAGACTTGGGGATATCGTCGCCCTCAAGGACCAACTCTGTATCAACGGAAGGGGTTATTACAAAGGCGCCATCACAATCGGAGTTATCATCCACGGAGCCAGTGACTACGCCGGTCACGGCCCCGGAGTCAATCCTCTTCTCAGCACCAAGGAAGGGCGCCTAGTTACGAAGCTAGCTCCTGACGCTAATACCGCCCTATATCTGGGGCTCAGGAAGAGCCTCACCTAA
- the gltA gene encoding NADPH-dependent glutamate synthase, translating into MPKQPLEERIRNFEEVAIGYTEKMAVEEAKRCLTCPNPQCVKGCPVGIDIAGFIAFVKEKKFDEAIKRIKERNALPAVCGRVCPQEDQCQFKCILKYRGDPVSIGRLERFVADWERQNGTDIPPIVENSGGRVAVVGGGPAGLTLAAELVKKGHGVEIFEALHTAGGVLMYGIPQFRLPKEIVQAEVEYVKKLGVKIHLDSMIGMLHTVSELFELGFDAIFIGSGAGLPRFMQIPGENLNGIYSANEFLIRINLMKAYRFPEYDTPLDMGKVVAVIGGGNVAMDAIRSALRMGTEKVYIVYRRGMEELPARHEEIENAEEEGVEFKLLTNPVRFIGDDKNQVKQIELIRMELGEPDESGRRRPVPIEGSEFLLNVDTVVIAIGQTPNPIIQQTTEGLATTRRNTLVVDEDTMQTNIEGIYAGGDVVSGAATVISAMGAGKNAANAIHEYIMSKRDG; encoded by the coding sequence ATGCCTAAGCAGCCTCTAGAGGAGAGGATTCGAAACTTCGAGGAGGTGGCGATTGGCTACACCGAGAAGATGGCTGTCGAGGAGGCGAAGCGGTGCCTCACCTGCCCCAATCCCCAGTGCGTTAAGGGATGTCCCGTAGGCATCGACATCGCTGGGTTCATTGCGTTCGTCAAGGAGAAAAAGTTCGATGAGGCCATTAAGAGGATCAAGGAAAGGAATGCACTCCCTGCAGTCTGTGGGCGGGTCTGCCCTCAAGAGGATCAGTGCCAGTTTAAATGTATCCTGAAATACCGTGGAGATCCTGTCTCTATTGGTCGTCTAGAGAGGTTCGTTGCCGACTGGGAGAGACAGAATGGCACGGATATACCCCCCATAGTCGAGAACTCCGGGGGGAGAGTGGCCGTTGTAGGAGGAGGCCCCGCTGGCCTTACATTAGCCGCGGAACTAGTAAAAAAAGGACATGGGGTCGAGATCTTTGAGGCTCTTCACACTGCCGGTGGTGTGCTGATGTACGGTATCCCCCAATTCAGGCTGCCCAAGGAGATTGTGCAGGCCGAAGTTGAGTACGTAAAAAAGCTCGGTGTTAAGATCCATCTTGATTCCATGATCGGAATGCTCCACACCGTCTCAGAGCTGTTTGAACTCGGCTTTGACGCGATCTTCATCGGGAGCGGCGCTGGTTTACCCCGGTTTATGCAAATCCCTGGGGAGAACTTGAACGGAATCTATTCCGCGAACGAATTCCTCATTCGGATCAACCTCATGAAGGCCTACCGTTTCCCCGAGTACGACACTCCGCTTGATATGGGGAAGGTCGTGGCGGTTATAGGAGGGGGCAACGTTGCGATGGATGCTATCCGCTCGGCTTTAAGGATGGGGACAGAGAAAGTCTACATCGTCTACCGGAGGGGTATGGAGGAGCTCCCTGCAAGGCATGAGGAAATAGAGAACGCCGAGGAGGAGGGAGTCGAGTTCAAATTACTGACCAACCCCGTTAGGTTCATCGGCGACGACAAGAACCAGGTTAAACAAATTGAGCTCATCCGGATGGAGCTTGGGGAGCCTGACGAGTCCGGCAGAAGGAGGCCGGTGCCAATAGAAGGCTCTGAGTTCCTTCTTAATGTTGACACAGTAGTCATCGCCATCGGCCAGACACCAAACCCCATCATCCAGCAGACCACGGAGGGGCTCGCGACAACCCGGCGGAACACATTGGTCGTCGATGAGGATACGATGCAGACCAATATAGAGGGCATCTACGCGGGAGGTGACGTCGTTAGCGGGGCAGCCACTGTCATCAGCGCGATGGGAGCCGGCAAAAATGCGGCGAACGCAATACACGAATATATCATGTCTAAGCGTGATGGTTGA
- a CDS encoding tRNA(Ile)(2)-agmatinylcytidine synthase has protein sequence MSHQFERFQAVLLHIGIDDTDSLSGGCTTYIAARLIDVLNGLGARFVDYPNLLRLNPNVPWKTRGNGSICLRVEINQSREEKLHRMILELVESYADFHCDHTNPGVVFLEGTVPADIIKFSERVVKTVVSLDNALKLVDDNGASAIGFKNMRGIIGALAAVGGLQRGDHTYEFLAYRLPGNWGIPRQVDRDSVVRMNKATAGATFNNLDPETGQALIAPNGPDPVLYGIRGEGPLAVRKAGLMVDSEPLESWVIFRTNQGTDAHFDTRIPVSSLKPYSPGVLEGLILGLPKTVQGGHVFVGLMDETGSVDCAAYEPTGALRDIVRKLISGDRVRVYGGVRGSSFGDRVTFNLEKLEILALVRDLRKVNPRCPECSGSMESMGRGKGFRCKSCSFRGAKLEKQTVEEARQIGEGLFMPPPRAQRHLLKPKVRYNKEKTGAFRLELEAPWHWP, from the coding sequence GTGTCTCACCAATTTGAGAGGTTTCAAGCTGTGCTCCTTCACATAGGGATCGATGATACCGACTCCCTCAGCGGAGGCTGTACAACTTACATTGCAGCCCGGCTTATTGATGTGCTCAACGGTCTCGGAGCCCGGTTCGTTGATTATCCTAACCTCCTGAGACTGAATCCTAATGTCCCTTGGAAGACTCGGGGAAACGGGTCCATATGCCTCCGTGTGGAGATAAACCAATCCCGTGAGGAAAAATTACATAGGATGATCCTAGAGCTAGTAGAATCCTACGCGGATTTCCATTGTGACCACACCAATCCTGGTGTTGTCTTTCTGGAAGGTACGGTTCCGGCGGATATCATCAAGTTCTCTGAAAGAGTGGTGAAAACCGTTGTATCCCTCGATAATGCGCTAAAGTTGGTCGATGATAACGGGGCTTCAGCTATAGGCTTTAAGAACATGAGGGGGATCATCGGGGCACTGGCTGCAGTCGGAGGGCTCCAAAGAGGCGATCACACATACGAGTTCCTAGCTTACAGATTGCCCGGGAACTGGGGGATCCCTAGACAAGTTGACCGTGACTCAGTGGTACGCATGAACAAGGCAACCGCCGGAGCCACATTTAATAACCTGGATCCGGAGACGGGCCAAGCTCTTATCGCGCCAAATGGGCCGGACCCTGTTCTATATGGGATCCGTGGTGAGGGTCCGTTAGCGGTGAGGAAGGCGGGGCTAATGGTGGATTCTGAGCCTTTGGAAAGTTGGGTGATCTTCAGGACCAATCAGGGCACAGACGCTCATTTTGATACTCGTATCCCCGTATCATCTTTAAAACCATATAGTCCTGGCGTCCTTGAGGGTCTTATTTTAGGTCTCCCAAAGACAGTTCAGGGGGGGCATGTATTTGTTGGGCTCATGGACGAGACGGGGAGTGTTGATTGTGCTGCCTATGAGCCCACAGGCGCTTTAAGGGATATCGTTCGGAAACTGATCTCCGGGGACCGAGTCCGCGTGTATGGAGGAGTTCGAGGTAGTTCTTTTGGTGATCGGGTTACATTCAATTTGGAGAAGCTCGAAATATTGGCACTTGTTAGGGACCTTCGCAAGGTGAACCCAAGATGTCCGGAGTGTAGCGGGAGCATGGAGTCGATGGGACGGGGAAAAGGATTCCGATGCAAGAGCTGTAGTTTCAGAGGAGCCAAGCTAGAGAAGCAAACAGTGGAGGAGGCGAGGCAGATTGGAGAGGGGCTATTTATGCCTCCTCCGAGGGCTCAGAGGCATCTTTTGAAACCCAAGGTCCGATACAATAAGGAGAAGACGGGGGCTTTCCGTTTAGAGCTGGAAGCTCCGTGGCACTGGCCATAA
- a CDS encoding CBS domain-containing protein: MLPEIDSISHRRRALGLTQTQLAKKAEVSQSYIAKLEARKIEPSYTRIRSILKVLNGLERGNEKKAEEIMSKEIVNIQMDDLIRKTMDIMWDTGFSQIPVMDGERPVGSITERTIIDTMRNGRIEIPMGEQSISTIMDEPFPQVGEAAPISIIAELLRNYPAIIVQRRDKITGIITKADLLKTL; this comes from the coding sequence ATGCTCCCAGAAATAGACTCGATCTCTCACAGGCGACGGGCCCTTGGACTCACCCAGACCCAACTCGCAAAGAAGGCCGAGGTAAGCCAGTCCTACATAGCCAAGCTCGAGGCCAGGAAAATCGAGCCCTCCTACACCAGGATAAGGTCGATCCTGAAGGTCCTTAATGGATTGGAGAGAGGAAATGAGAAGAAGGCGGAAGAGATCATGTCCAAGGAGATCGTGAACATCCAGATGGACGACCTAATTCGAAAGACAATGGACATAATGTGGGACACTGGTTTCTCCCAGATCCCGGTGATGGACGGCGAGAGGCCTGTAGGGAGCATAACCGAGAGGACAATCATCGACACCATGAGGAATGGGCGCATTGAGATCCCCATGGGGGAGCAATCCATCTCGACAATCATGGACGAACCATTTCCCCAAGTCGGAGAGGCCGCCCCAATTTCCATCATCGCCGAACTCCTGAGAAACTACCCGGCTATCATAGTCCAACGACGAGATAAAATCACAGGGATAATCACCAAGGCAGATCTCCTGAAGACACTATAA
- a CDS encoding FxLYD domain-containing protein, which translates to MQRYFIIKIKICFLFLLLTTISGTCSVYADHEITSITESSDVIEVLSHSYYVSVGYSSVVGEVQNIGSQNLEYVELTVTFYDASNNVISTSFTFVGATFGILKPGDKAPFTLSSFPDENLAVDHYKVVVADHMVTSVSPYRELEVKGVTAGTELGYYNIQGEVENTGSVDAT; encoded by the coding sequence GTGCAAAGATACTTTATAATTAAGATAAAGATCTGTTTTCTTTTCTTATTATTAACCACGATATCGGGGACCTGCTCTGTATACGCTGATCATGAAATCACAAGCATTACTGAGTCTAGTGATGTTATTGAGGTTTTAAGCCATAGTTACTATGTTTCTGTAGGTTATTCCTCTGTCGTAGGCGAAGTTCAGAATATTGGAAGTCAAAACTTGGAGTATGTTGAACTAACTGTAACCTTCTATGATGCCAGTAACAACGTAATCTCCACCTCGTTCACATTCGTTGGGGCAACATTCGGCATCCTAAAACCAGGTGACAAAGCCCCCTTTACGCTTTCTTCATTTCCCGATGAGAACCTGGCTGTAGATCATTACAAAGTGGTTGTAGCCGATCACATGGTTACCTCAGTGTCTCCTTATCGGGAACTTGAGGTCAAAGGAGTGACTGCAGGAACTGAGTTAGGATATTACAACATTCAGGGAGAAGTAGAAAACACTGGATCGGTTGATGCGACGTAA
- a CDS encoding nitroreductase family protein, whose amino-acid sequence MEFDDVIKTRRSIRKYKGTPVPRESLMTILEAARIAPSSGHRQPWHFIVVEDKGVRVKLAGRRAWVADAPVIIVFLADPVASPNWHLNDVGIAGEHIVLAARDLGLGTCWVSCTKRDAEIKEILGIPDELKVIALTPLGEPDEVKVPKERKSLEEIVSWGEYAGKPS is encoded by the coding sequence ATGGAGTTTGATGATGTTATTAAAACGAGGCGGAGCATCCGCAAGTACAAGGGAACCCCCGTGCCCAGGGAATCTCTGATGACGATACTTGAGGCGGCGAGAATCGCCCCCTCCTCAGGCCACCGTCAACCTTGGCACTTTATAGTTGTGGAAGACAAGGGAGTCAGGGTGAAGCTGGCGGGTCGCCGGGCGTGGGTAGCTGATGCTCCGGTGATTATAGTGTTTCTCGCAGATCCTGTGGCTTCACCTAACTGGCACCTGAATGACGTGGGGATTGCAGGGGAGCATATCGTCCTCGCGGCGAGGGATCTAGGTCTCGGGACCTGTTGGGTTAGTTGTACCAAGAGAGATGCGGAGATTAAGGAGATTCTAGGGATCCCCGACGAGCTGAAAGTGATAGCTTTGACACCATTAGGAGAGCCCGATGAGGTCAAAGTTCCCAAGGAGCGTAAGAGCCTTGAAGAGATCGTAAGCTGGGGCGAGTATGCAGGCAAGCCGAGTTAA
- a CDS encoding sulfide/dihydroorotate dehydrogenase-like FAD/NAD-binding protein, with the protein MSKIVSKVVLTSNVKLFEVEAPAVAKKARPGQFAILRTHEKGERVPITLAGSDPKKGTVSLVFAEVGKSSIQLGRLEEGDEILNFAAPLGKPAPMENFGKVMCVGGGTFIGALLYHAMDLKALGNEVVIVLGARSEDHLFFVEEARKIADELYVSTDDGRLEYTGLGFLEGLFEESSYNHVFTIGPTSMQRMIADMTKPFGIPTSVNLFPIMVDGMGMCGACRVTVGGETKFACVDGPDFDGHQVDYNQLSSRMKVYTPHEKICMVLSEEA; encoded by the coding sequence ATGTCAAAGATTGTCTCAAAGGTGGTTCTCACCTCTAATGTAAAGCTGTTTGAGGTGGAAGCCCCAGCAGTTGCCAAAAAGGCCCGCCCGGGGCAGTTCGCGATTCTCAGGACCCACGAGAAGGGCGAGAGGGTCCCTATCACGCTAGCCGGGAGTGATCCAAAGAAAGGGACGGTTTCCCTCGTCTTCGCGGAGGTCGGAAAGTCCTCAATTCAGTTGGGGAGACTAGAGGAAGGGGATGAGATCCTCAATTTCGCGGCGCCCTTGGGAAAACCGGCCCCGATGGAGAACTTCGGCAAGGTTATGTGCGTGGGTGGAGGCACCTTTATCGGAGCCCTCCTCTATCACGCTATGGATCTTAAAGCGCTCGGGAACGAGGTCGTTATCGTCCTTGGGGCTAGGAGCGAGGATCATCTCTTCTTCGTTGAGGAGGCCAGAAAGATCGCTGATGAGCTGTATGTGTCCACCGACGACGGGAGATTAGAGTACACGGGCCTAGGCTTCTTGGAGGGCCTCTTTGAGGAGTCTTCATACAATCACGTGTTCACTATAGGCCCCACATCGATGCAAAGGATGATTGCGGACATGACTAAACCCTTTGGTATACCAACTTCGGTGAACCTCTTTCCCATCATGGTAGACGGCATGGGGATGTGCGGGGCTTGCAGGGTTACCGTTGGAGGCGAGACCAAATTCGCTTGTGTTGACGGCCCTGACTTCGACGGCCATCAGGTTGACTACAACCAGCTTTCCTCACGGATGAAGGTCTATACCCCTCACGAGAAGATCTGCATGGTCCTAAGCGAGGAGGCTTAA
- a CDS encoding prolyl oligopeptidase family serine peptidase: MPFNQDEDPHLWLENLENPKVIDWATVRDAETRSALAPISNSLRSRIAAYYSIPVVISLKASRRGVFALTREEGAYKVKLIHRDGSFQGLMDSRDLGDDILIKYVHPDPDGDRYALNYSYAGSDKGYTDLMDTDSGEQFDRLEGVTNDVTWLDDDRFYYVRSYRETATPDGVKPPTSRVFLRDGGQDEMVYGSGVPTSHGLSMGESLHSEKALLVMSYGWHRSTAIAGELASPDSWEKIYGGNDFLAYPIDRVRGKYLVASFEGNGWGQVLSIDDAGSVETVLGEGKEVLQGVISTADNLVSIYMVDASSIVRRHDLEGHLIDQFDFEAPGSVSSLTTDGSDFFFKYQSFTTPHRVYRLGEDGLNLLTSEDAPGDFDINDLWSTSKDGTRVHSFLVKKKGVKPVKALLYGYGGFSIPLTPVYFPSAIPLLEDGGAFIYANLRGGTENGEEWHRAGMRDRKQNVFDDFISVIEKLREEGSTVVVTGRSNGGLLVGATMTQRPEILDGAVIGYPVLDMARFHELLIGKAWVPEYGNPEDPKDVEFLSRYSPYHNVRRGTGYPPTLLFTGLHDDRVHPAHALKFAALLEDHGHKSFLRVETKSGHAGATPETKISEEADVLAFVYQSLSLSKDV; the protein is encoded by the coding sequence ATGCCGTTCAACCAGGACGAAGATCCCCACCTCTGGCTCGAAAATCTGGAAAACCCAAAGGTGATCGATTGGGCAACCGTCCGAGACGCTGAAACTAGAAGCGCGTTAGCCCCGATCTCGAATAGTCTCAGATCCCGTATCGCAGCCTACTACAGCATCCCCGTGGTCATCTCCCTCAAGGCATCAAGACGGGGGGTCTTCGCCCTCACCCGGGAGGAGGGTGCTTACAAGGTCAAGCTCATTCATCGAGACGGATCGTTCCAAGGTCTCATGGACTCGAGGGACCTCGGCGATGATATCCTTATCAAATACGTTCACCCAGACCCAGATGGCGACCGATACGCTCTCAACTACTCTTACGCAGGGTCCGATAAGGGATACACTGATCTCATGGACACCGACTCTGGTGAGCAGTTTGATCGGCTCGAGGGGGTCACAAATGACGTGACCTGGTTAGATGATGACCGTTTCTACTACGTTAGGTCCTATAGGGAGACCGCTACTCCAGATGGTGTCAAACCCCCAACCAGCCGGGTCTTCCTTAGGGATGGTGGCCAGGATGAGATGGTGTACGGCTCAGGGGTTCCCACCTCCCACGGGTTGAGCATGGGAGAGAGTCTCCATAGCGAGAAGGCTCTCCTCGTGATGAGCTACGGCTGGCACAGGAGCACCGCCATCGCGGGCGAGCTCGCGAGCCCCGACTCCTGGGAGAAGATCTACGGAGGCAATGATTTCCTAGCTTACCCGATCGACCGCGTTCGGGGCAAGTATCTCGTGGCATCATTCGAGGGGAACGGATGGGGGCAGGTCCTCTCCATCGACGATGCCGGGTCCGTGGAGACCGTCCTAGGAGAAGGAAAGGAGGTCCTCCAAGGCGTCATATCCACGGCGGATAACCTCGTTTCCATCTACATGGTGGATGCATCATCAATTGTCAGGCGCCACGACCTCGAGGGACACCTCATCGACCAGTTTGATTTCGAGGCCCCCGGCTCTGTATCCTCACTGACGACAGACGGCTCCGACTTCTTCTTCAAATACCAGTCGTTTACCACCCCTCATAGAGTCTACCGCCTAGGAGAGGATGGGCTAAACCTTCTCACATCTGAAGATGCGCCCGGCGATTTTGACATTAATGACCTCTGGTCCACCTCCAAAGATGGGACTCGGGTCCATTCGTTTCTTGTTAAGAAAAAAGGCGTCAAACCTGTTAAGGCTCTCCTATACGGATATGGGGGCTTCTCGATCCCGTTAACCCCAGTTTACTTCCCCAGCGCCATTCCCCTCCTTGAGGACGGTGGGGCATTCATCTACGCCAATCTCCGAGGTGGAACCGAGAACGGTGAAGAGTGGCATCGGGCCGGGATGAGGGATAGGAAGCAGAACGTCTTCGACGATTTCATCTCGGTCATTGAGAAGCTCCGGGAGGAGGGGTCCACAGTCGTAGTCACAGGCAGGAGCAACGGGGGGCTCTTAGTCGGGGCGACCATGACGCAACGCCCCGAGATCCTCGACGGTGCAGTAATCGGCTACCCCGTACTTGATATGGCGAGGTTCCATGAGCTCTTGATAGGCAAAGCCTGGGTCCCCGAGTACGGTAACCCAGAGGACCCGAAGGATGTCGAGTTCCTCTCTCGCTACTCCCCCTACCATAACGTCAGGAGAGGCACGGGGTATCCCCCAACACTTCTGTTTACCGGGCTCCATGACGACAGGGTTCACCCAGCTCACGCCCTCAAGTTCGCCGCCCTTTTAGAAGATCACGGCCACAAGAGCTTCCTCCGGGTTGAGACCAAAAGCGGCCACGCAGGAGCGACCCCAGAGACCAAGATTTCAGAAGAGGCGGATGTCTTGGCTTTCGTCTACCAGTCCCTCAGTTTATCTAAAGACGTCTAG
- a CDS encoding Lrp/AsnC ligand binding domain-containing protein, giving the protein MATAFVLINAEIGSETEVLKDLKAIEEVKEAHMVYGVYDIIARIGTETMQELKDTISWKIRRLDKVRSTLTMIVV; this is encoded by the coding sequence ATGGCGACTGCTTTTGTACTAATAAACGCCGAGATCGGCTCGGAGACCGAGGTGCTAAAGGATTTAAAGGCGATCGAGGAGGTCAAAGAGGCCCACATGGTTTATGGCGTCTACGACATTATAGCCAGGATCGGGACCGAGACGATGCAAGAGCTCAAGGACACAATCAGCTGGAAGATCCGCCGTCTGGATAAGGTCCGCTCAACTCTCACGATGATCGTCGTCTAA